The DNA region ATATTGCGGTTAtcttttttttgggaaactaaTAATAATGCTATCAAATGCATtcctctatttttttttctggtttcgaaTTATAGGCTTAAATTTAAATTTAGGCAATTTCAAAAttgatcattatctccgtttctgtgctaggatgttgaattAAAAGCATAATCTGGAACTTGTATTCCCTAAAATATGATACTTTATAACCTCACTGGGAATAATCCAGAAGAAATATTTGTTTTGTCACCTTCCTCGAAAGTACATTTGAAACCTTTAGAAACATTGATTGTTCCCACAGTCTAAATATTGCCAGCTACCATAATAGCAATTGTCGTAAccagtgacggctcgtgcccataaggtgtgggtcggccagacccaggatatacaggggaatatcctgaaataaaattaatatctattttttcaaccaataactgaaaatgaaaacgcggaatcccaccataatctctgtttttctaaaattaaatattgatatattttttgtcgattaagtttctaaagataagttggatagggttgcggctaagggatggaaaaaaatattcaattttatttcccaaaaataaatgcaatcagaaatgacatgtttttcagcatcttgatgttaagttattggttgagaaactactcattgatagaagaagaaggtaattgaaaagcaattggagggtttcagtgtcttcattttgagtggttgattattattgaagaaatattaattttattcccatcctgtagatatagtctgatttatttttatacaacagtgtataaaagtttcgttttcaatgcgatataaaggcttgtttttggagaaagaatgtactacacttctttattgtttttgcccagattttgaataatagttttattcttcttcggtgtctctctgtaaataccgataacaaatttattacaacacaaaacatcaacgtcaatacgaatcaaaattttaagttcactgaaacacatctacaattttgattttaagtgaaaatgtactaatttttcctttctttatttcaccattcttccttctactgtcacatgatcttgtgacaggatgcaaagtttgtttcggtgtgtaatatctttgttatatccccactccgaggctcggccggccgACCTATGCGTATTCAAGAAGCaaagaagcttcgaaatcaccgtgcccttataaattcacaaggaattacgaatttttatggtcaaaaaaacactaaactactcttatacGGTCGGAAAACCCTTTTTCAAAAgttaactattcatttaataataaaaaaatctaactataattagggatatattatatttttattgactAAAACTACTCTTAAAAGGTGCGAATGCGttcttttctaaaatagacataatatttaatgattaattattcatttgataatataatatcttagaatagacaatgaggaaatctagaaatatgacaactaaacgaccaaaccatagcaaggtaggcccaactcgtgctggccgaccgtgtatgtatctagcagcgacgtaatacgatgttcaacttggtgataactgcgtacgacgtaggtgctgtataATAGTACaataacttgaagcgtttcgctaggctactgccggctggccgacctagcgtgtaGCGTGTTTATCGTAAGGAAGGAGAACATTGGTCGTAACCTAGCCCGAGGTTGAACAAATCTGCTGGTCCTGATGGCATACCTTCCTACCTACTCATATATTTATAAAAAACTATAGATAACCTAACTCCAACCACTCCGCTCACTATAATTTCTTCGTTTAACCCCATATTGTGGAAGTTAAGTAACGTGATTCCCataaagatgaaaaaaaaagtcgTGATTAATTACAGACGTATTAGTAAACTTTGAATATGAGTTTTGGAGCAATTTTTCTACAATATAATTTTAAGTAAAGCTAAAAAGCACCTTATCCCTCAACAACACGAACGATGGATCGAACAAACCTCAGCCAGCTCATCAGCCTGTATGTTGAGTACATCTCGCAGACAAATCGATGCCGGTTGTNNNNNNNNNNNNNNNNNNNNNNNNNNNNNNNNNNNNNNNNNNNNNNNNNNNNNNNNNNNNNNNNNNNNNNNNNNNNNNNNNNNNNNNNNNNNNNNNNNNNNNNNNNNNNNNNNNNNNNNNNNNNNNNNNNNNNNNNNNNNNNNNNNNNNNNNNNNNNNNNNNNNNNNNNNNNNNNNNNNNNNNNNNNNNNNNNNNNNNNNNNNNNNNNNNNNNNNNNNNNNNNNNNNNNNNNNNNNNNNNNNNNNNNNNNNNNNNNNNNNNNNNNNNNNNNNNNNNNNNNNNNNNNNNNNNNNNNNNNNNNNNNNNNNNNNNNNNNNNNNNNNNNNNNNNNNNNNNNNNNNNNNNNNNNNNNNNNNNNNNNNNNNNNNNNNNNNNNNNNNNNNNNNNNNNNNNNNNNNNNNNNNNNNNNNNNNNNNNNNNNNNNNNNNNNNNNNNNNNNNNNNNNNNNNNNNNNNNNNNNNNNNNNNNNNNNNNNNNNNNNNNNNNNNNNNNNNNNNNNNCGATGGTTTTTTGCCAAAAAGTTTGAGtccagttgattcaatatcctcatatgtccaacccagtttccggGTAGGAGATTCCCGTTAAGGGATATTCTTATTGCTTCTAGCAGGCTACATTTCCTTACATGTAAGTGTAGGGGAGGCAGATCAAGTATGGCCACAAGCGCTGCTGTAGGAGCTGTGTGCATAGCTCCCGTAACACCAACACAGGCCAGCCTTTGCAAAAGAGATGGTGTTGAAAACCgtattcatttcatttgtttttttttttctagtttaGAATATGCCTATTTTTTCACTCGATCCGTATTTATTCCAAAATCTTTTATTTCACCCATGATTGATCAGATAATTATTGTGTCCCCCTGTACCTTTTAATCTACTTTTATGTCTTCGACGCACATATGAACTAGTCGAGATTCAGATTTACCGACTTTCACGCACACGTTAGACGAACCCAAATTTCGCCGAAATATTCATCGAAAAATACGAAATTCACGAACTGCTTCTGCAAAGCTGAATACCAAAGCAAAGTGCCTTTGTGAGCTTCAGACTTCTGCATAAATCCAATAATCTATTGAAGAATCTCCAAGAGAGATCAGGCCAGCTTTACACAAAAAGTAGGATTTGAAGGCTTTAACATCTTTGCATTTTTAAAAACAGTCCACTTAAACTCAATCCTACATCCGATGGTATGAAAGTTGGACATCCACTTCACAAGAGGCTGGACGAACACAAGATAAACAAGACATGGTCTTAGAAATaagtggaagaagaagaaaaatgctGCGAAGCACGAACcatgcgtatggtccgtatatacacatttggtaaccgaaagttaccagagcggttactctggtgactgatattgaaccaaattgtcaggaattcgacatatacggaccgcccactactaaccagaagtaaccgaagtgtatatacggaccacagccctcGTATGCAAAGATTTTAGCAAAGTTCCACTTTgaatatagagttaactctatagtgtatggtccgtatatacacaattggtaaccgaaagttaccagagcggttactctggtgacagatattgaaccgaattgttaggaATTCAACATATAAGGATCGCGTACTTACTAACCAGAGGAAACCAGAGTGTATATACGGGACCACAGCCATAATCTTTGCATGTATGGTTAAACGAATATTCCGTGAAAGAATTGCGGACTTCGAATGGGACAACGGGGTTGAATTTTCGGAATTCTTTTTTAAATCAGAAAAAAGCGCCTGAACACAAACGGATTCTATACGATGATTGAGTATGGTGAAGGAAatattctgtgaaaaaattGCGCTCTTTGGATCAGAAGATGGGGTTGAAACTTCAACCCAAGGAGATATATCTATATCTCcttgaccaaagattatagattatttactctataatctttgtcctTGACTTCAACTTTAATTTTGAACACAGATCACAGAAACTTGTTTCTGTGAACTGTGATTTCAAATTTAGTAGTGACCTGCAGAAAACGTGCCATCATCAATCATAAGAGTAGGAGGTAGACCGATTACTGGCTTATTTGCCGTAATCACTACTGCATAACTCAGTCGATGATGACAACCAAAACGAAATTAAGAACTTACATTCCTAGTAAAGGTGCCTATGAGATTACTCTGACTTGACGTGGGAGCACGTCATGATGCGGATGATTCAGAAATCTAACAACTAATcgtatgttaaatttttcaatcatgcgcattatgacgtggtccaACGTCACGTCAGGGTCAGAGTTATCTAGAGTCACCTTAAAGaaagagttaaaaaaaaaacagatgtGATATCTGGTGGAGAAATGTTTACCCTTCTTTCCAACAGTTCTTTCAAAAAAATAGATCTCCACACATACATTCCTTTTCCAATGGGTATTTCACCACAACTCAGTTTTAAGTCTTAAGGATCCTGTTACATTTGCATGGATCGGTCCACCAGAAATATATGTCCCAACAGTCTgcttgttaaaaattgagcgaagcccccttCCGATCTCCTCTAGTCGActctcctgaccagctccggtggccacgtatggtaccccgattctgcggtgctctggttgaacgacgcagcggcccctttcagtgtttttcagaagtgaaaaactacacatttacacatttttaattgattctcTTTGTTACCACCGTAGAATTAACTTCTCGCTGTTATCATTTTTTGATTTGTATCACCTCTTTTAGTTATTCTCATTTTtcaagtcttctcgcacaatcctggtgctaaattgttcttctcataaggtaaagtacactcagactactcaaaattattaatttcaccattttcatgataatttcattctgatgaaatgagtccacgtgcaagatatttcagaatcttgaaatagattcataatccttgctagcactgctcaattgaaatgtccacTCAAGACAAATCGAACAATTGCCttctcagaaatatatatttcattatattttataatttatatagattttcagacttctctagatcttctcacatgaaaatgggtatgtagcaccaggattgaaacttctcaagtccatctCCATAATATTGattactgatttattgtctACTCATGATATTCCtttttattagaatcagttcAATCATTTTTCAAGGCAACACTTATGATCACCTCTatgtacatatgactaattactgttgttgagtttcagatgaatgaatcatcatattctccagggtggaccctggatgtagctgttttcctcagaacaggatgtgaacaccttAACTTTGGTTAAACGATCATTGatattgctcgatacacctcgacctaggctccaccctggaaagtctgctcaaGTACTCGTGTACACTcatttggtatgatctactctttataatttgtactctcattgattcttttccatattcattcatcagactcaacatacatgttagttttctcagccttcagcataTCTCAAAAATCAACGGTTAGTGATTTGACTCAGTACTCTCTTGACTTTTCTCagtttatcaattgtttcttctgtttttctgatgaacgttctaatcgtgatTACTTGtgagcagttcgtctctgtaaatgttgaattcagtgataaattttagcactcttcaagaccatctcaatgtatatgaattatactatgttcttctcagattaattatgattgtccttttcatttaattaattattattgagcttctcatttaattagaatttattgcccttctcatattatttttaatattctagtgcttctcaaattcattaattctgtgcttctcattcaacttgtgcgactcttgttctgctcatacttacattatacttattgatcaactcgaacttaatgtatcgatttctcgttgatgatcagacttagacattgtagtttcacctctggcctatttctctgtactctcgcgtctctctttaaaattcagtattctaacaatcgagttttctgatggaataaagatcaattttcaattgattcctctatcactgtgtaaccgttgtgttgatattgaatttactgaactcctcaacgtttaagtctgacatcaagtgacttctcatttgaactgttctggaccatctcttgtttttagttgcataatgtctctctgagtttatagatgtggttaatattagttgcttttactgtattagcttcatgcaggtgacatattcattttatgattgttaacgatactcaataaatgtttttataccatctccaactcaattatcttttcatacagtccactactctttaattaaaatcataacacccttgATTTAGAACACTGCTAAAAATAGTCAACCCACTTTACACTGGTTGCATAACCTTAACAAGTAGAGATAATAGACTTACTAATAGTATAAACTGGCctttagagagagagagagagagagatgatTCAAAAGAGGGAGATAGACAttatatttgtagaaaatgttaacACCAACACAGTTTCCTAACCCCACAACGTTTGAGGTTATGTCTCTCTcagggtgtgttcataaacttactccgagagtagagtatgagtatggtcatgctcagagagcatactctgaggaactaaaagtacgtttgtgaacgcttcgggtaatcagagcttactcagagcttgctctgagtaagtttgtgaacgcaacctcaGAAGAATAAATCCAAGCTTGGAATGTGAAAGCCATGCAAGGGCCAGTCCATCTATCAGTAGGTCTATGTTAATTCCTATCTAACTCTGCATCAAGCAATTATTATTAGTATTATATACTACTATTATGTCCAATTCCTAATTATGaacagaaaaataaaattatttattttatacaaACTGTATATTCTCATCAAAGTTTGTATAACACCAGAATTCATTACCCAAATTATTTTTATGCTTTGGTTCAAAATCAATTCTTTTCAAATTCAGATATTTCTCTGCTAATGATGCCATCACAGCTCCTAGAATAAAATGAACATTATTCCTTTCAACAAGgcttatatatttatattcatatttttacCTGTACATACtattattttttccttcatcAGATGTTTAATGGTTTTAGATGTTTTAGATAAGCATTCCTCTGACAGAAAGGGGGGATCTGCTACTATCAAATCATAATATGAAGCTTTGTTTTCAGGGACTTCTAAAGGAGAATTATAGTCATAAAATATAAAATCGTCACCATACATTGAAAACCTCTTGTCAAATTCATAAAGCTGTACTAAAATTGTTTTGATTGGTTACAAATacaaattatttataaaaattaatACACCTTCTCCTCCTTCAATTTCAGATCTGATCATTGGGTAAATTGAAGGACATGATATCAacgcaatttttccattttttcctacTGTTCGCAAGATAATACTAGTAAGCTTCTGAATAGTTTCATCATCATACCAAAATTGACTTAATTGCTGGAATTATCGTAGAAAGTGAACTGAAGACTCATTAACTGATTTTTATTAATACCCAATTTTCTTGTATATCTGCACTTGTCTTCTTTTCCTTATCAATTATTTCCCTTTCCTCTTGTTCCTTATAAAACTCTTGCAAAGCTGCAAATGCCTCCGCAGAAAGATGTATATCTTCGTCAGGATTGAGATCCATTTTTGTTTGACTTTACTTtaagatactttttgattttaaaAACTTGAACTGTGGACTAGGATGTAGTACCCTTTGGTCAAAGACACTCTGCTTTGGTAATATGTGGATGGTGGATGTAAATTCACTAAATTCAGTTATGATTCAGATTCAGGCAATCAGAGATGTTAGGTTAGGCAGAGACTGTTTGTCtctgggttaggttaggtcataGAATATTCTGAATCTTTGACCTTTATTTGAATGATCAAATTCTTGAACCCACCCAAATGTCAGCTGTTAGTTGGGGGTGTTTTGAATTAggttattttatgaataatgtTTGTTTACTCAATCATATaatgtatgaaaaaatttattgaccTGAATATAAGTTGATCTTCGTGAACCATGGGTGTTGGATTTTCTGCAAATAAGATAGTCTCAAGTGTTAC from Coccinella septempunctata chromosome 1, icCocSept1.1, whole genome shotgun sequence includes:
- the LOC123322046 gene encoding LOW QUALITY PROTEIN: EEF1A lysine methyltransferase 1-like (The sequence of the model RefSeq protein was modified relative to this genomic sequence to represent the inferred CDS: substituted 1 base at 1 genomic stop codon); protein product: MDLNPDEDIHLSAEAFAALQEFYKEQEEREIIDKEKKTSADIQENWQLSQFWYDDETIQKLTSIILRTVGKNGKIALISCPSIYPMIRSEIEGGEVQLYEFDKRFSMYGDDFIFYDYNSPLEVPENKASYYDLIVADPPFLSEECLSKTSKTIKHLMKEKIIVCTGAVMASLAEKYLNLKRIDFEPKHKNNLGNEFWCYTNFDENIQFVXNK